A stretch of the Dyella telluris genome encodes the following:
- a CDS encoding VOC family protein: MNFVSTRIITTHVDRLVRFYEAVTGITATRYTEDFAELATPACTLAIGSTRTLALFGGQHVAEAAANRTTIIEFRADDVDATYAGLSDLPAESLVQPPTTMPWGNRSLLFRDPDGNLVNVFTPVTPEAIARQQR; encoded by the coding sequence ATGAACTTTGTCTCGACCCGCATCATCACCACCCACGTCGATCGCCTGGTCCGCTTCTACGAAGCGGTCACGGGCATCACGGCCACCCGCTACACGGAAGACTTCGCCGAACTGGCCACGCCCGCGTGCACGCTGGCCATCGGCAGCACCCGCACGCTGGCCTTGTTTGGCGGCCAACATGTGGCGGAGGCGGCCGCCAATCGCACGACCATCATCGAGTTCCGCGCGGATGACGTCGACGCGACGTACGCCGGCCTGAGCGACCTGCCCGCGGAAAGCCTGGTGCAGCCGCCGACCACCATGCCGTGGGGCAATCGCTCGCTGCTCTTTCGCGACCCCGACGGCAACCTCGTCAACGTCTTCACGCCAGTGACGCCGGAAGCAATCGCCAGACAGCAGCGATGA
- a CDS encoding alpha-galactosidase — MNGPLSTVVRTALLSSLVLAGAAIAQTPPAAGSSTPLPQMGFNNWNSTHCRAEFNETMIRGVIDTFVKLGLRDAGYRQMNLDDCWANWKRDAKGNLTANEKRFPSGIKALSDYAHSKGFLFGLYSSAGTSTCEPLEENRGFPGGLGHEKQDAAFFASVGADYLKYDNCHNEKLDAKKRYSDMGEALRATGRPIFYSVCEWGENKPWLWASDPAIGASSWRTTGDISDNYASMLKIFKENVVLDAYAKPGHWNDPDMLEVGNGGMTNVEYRSHFSLWAIMASPLLIGTDVRKIKHDDLEILLNKDVIAVDQDALGVQGKQVRDADGIHVIVKPLKDGSRAVAVFNEGDAAKKVQVTSQELGLKASTNYRMRDLWQHSEAQGDGSIKVDLPAHATVMYRITAA; from the coding sequence ATGAACGGCCCTCTGTCCACTGTTGTCCGCACCGCCCTACTTTCCTCGCTTGTCCTTGCAGGGGCGGCCATTGCCCAGACACCTCCCGCCGCGGGCAGCTCCACGCCCTTGCCGCAAATGGGCTTCAACAACTGGAACTCCACGCACTGCCGCGCGGAGTTCAACGAGACCATGATTCGCGGGGTGATCGACACGTTCGTCAAGCTGGGCCTGCGCGATGCCGGCTACCGCCAGATGAACCTCGACGACTGCTGGGCCAACTGGAAGCGCGACGCCAAGGGCAACCTCACGGCCAATGAAAAGCGCTTCCCCAGCGGCATCAAGGCACTGTCCGACTACGCACACTCCAAGGGCTTCCTGTTTGGCCTGTACTCCAGCGCAGGTACGTCCACCTGCGAACCACTGGAGGAGAACCGCGGCTTCCCGGGCGGCCTCGGTCATGAAAAGCAGGATGCCGCCTTCTTCGCCTCGGTGGGTGCCGATTACCTGAAGTACGACAATTGCCACAACGAGAAGCTTGATGCGAAGAAGCGCTACAGCGACATGGGCGAGGCGCTGCGCGCCACCGGTCGACCAATCTTCTACAGCGTCTGCGAATGGGGCGAGAACAAGCCCTGGCTGTGGGCCAGCGACCCGGCGATTGGCGCAAGCTCGTGGCGCACGACGGGCGACATCAGCGACAACTACGCATCCATGCTGAAGATCTTCAAAGAGAACGTGGTGCTCGACGCCTATGCCAAGCCCGGCCACTGGAATGACCCGGACATGCTGGAGGTGGGCAACGGCGGCATGACCAACGTGGAATATCGTTCGCACTTCAGCCTGTGGGCCATCATGGCCTCTCCCCTGCTCATTGGCACGGACGTCCGCAAGATCAAGCACGACGACCTGGAGATCCTGCTCAACAAGGACGTGATCGCCGTGGACCAGGATGCGCTGGGCGTGCAGGGCAAGCAGGTGCGCGACGCCGATGGCATCCACGTCATCGTCAAGCCGCTCAAGGATGGAAGTCGCGCCGTGGCTGTCTTCAACGAAGGCGACGCCGCGAAGAAGGTACAAGTCACCAGCCAGGAGCTGGGCCTGAAGGCATCCACGAACTACCGGATGCGCGACCTGTGGCAACACAGCGAAGCCCAGGGTGACGGCTCGATCAAGGTCGATCTGCCCGCACATGCCACGGTGATGTACCGCATCACGGCAGCATGA
- a CDS encoding (2Fe-2S)-binding protein produces the protein MIVLSINGQDTQVDAPDDMPLLWVLRDLLGLNGTKFGCGMAQCGACTVHLDGQPVRSCVLPVTGAAGKKITTIEGLSATDLGKRVQQAWLGIEVAQCGYCQTGQIMSAAALLAQKPSPTDEDIDAAMSGNLCRCGTYVRIRAAIKQAATGQVTLPQTIA, from the coding sequence ATGATCGTGCTTTCCATCAACGGCCAGGACACTCAGGTCGATGCGCCCGACGACATGCCCTTGCTGTGGGTGTTGCGCGACCTTCTTGGCCTGAACGGCACCAAGTTCGGCTGCGGCATGGCGCAATGCGGCGCCTGCACGGTGCACCTGGATGGCCAGCCCGTGCGCTCGTGCGTACTTCCGGTAACCGGTGCAGCCGGCAAGAAGATCACCACCATCGAAGGCCTCAGCGCCACCGACCTGGGCAAGCGCGTGCAGCAGGCGTGGCTGGGTATCGAGGTGGCGCAGTGCGGTTATTGCCAGACCGGACAGATCATGTCGGCGGCCGCGCTGTTGGCCCAGAAGCCCTCGCCAACGGACGAGGACATCGATGCGGCCATGTCCGGCAACCTCTGTCGTTGCGGTACCTATGTGCGCATCCGCGCTGCGATCAAGCAGGCTGCCACGGGGCAGGTCACGCTGCCGCAGACCATCGCCTGA
- a CDS encoding c-type cytochrome translates to MKIGRVMGGVVGIVVLVGVVFTAYALMTVTHGGNEQAAQPVGAGTPADLPAQVARGEYLARAADCEACHTTPGGEPFAGGVAFKLPFGTIYSSNITADQETGIGSWSDDEFVRALHAGVDKGGRPLYPAFPYTSYTGLSREDIVAIKAYLFSLPTVHAAARPNELSFPYNQRWALSLWNAVFLKKERFQPEQGKSEAWNRGAYLATALGHCGECHTPRNAAFAMDGGKALAGAELQGWMAYNITSDKDHGIGAWSDQELTDYFSKGHAAGRGTASGPMGEVVGYSLQHLTPSDLSALVTYLRDVKPQQAGAPVPSPMGATVASAAGTASLGEQLFVGACAGCHTQGGQGRQTDYAMLTGLRSVRDPHATNLTQIIINGSSLRVGGQEAFMPAFGHAYSDAEIAALSNYVVSHFGNQQGALSADEVARRR, encoded by the coding sequence ATGAAGATCGGGCGCGTCATGGGTGGTGTCGTCGGCATCGTCGTACTGGTCGGTGTGGTCTTCACGGCGTATGCCCTGATGACCGTGACGCATGGTGGCAACGAGCAGGCTGCGCAACCCGTGGGCGCGGGTACGCCTGCGGATCTTCCGGCACAGGTGGCGCGCGGCGAATACCTGGCCCGCGCCGCCGATTGCGAGGCTTGCCACACCACGCCGGGCGGGGAGCCGTTCGCCGGTGGCGTGGCCTTCAAGTTGCCATTCGGCACGATCTATTCCTCCAACATCACCGCTGACCAGGAGACCGGCATCGGCAGCTGGAGTGACGATGAGTTTGTCCGCGCACTGCATGCCGGCGTGGACAAGGGAGGGCGTCCGCTCTATCCCGCCTTCCCGTACACCTCGTACACCGGGCTGAGCCGCGAGGACATCGTGGCGATCAAGGCATACCTCTTCAGCCTGCCGACGGTACATGCGGCAGCGCGTCCCAACGAGCTGTCGTTCCCATACAACCAGCGCTGGGCGCTGAGCCTGTGGAATGCGGTCTTCCTCAAGAAGGAGCGCTTCCAGCCGGAGCAGGGCAAGTCGGAAGCGTGGAATCGCGGCGCGTACCTGGCCACGGCGCTGGGCCATTGCGGCGAATGCCATACACCGCGCAACGCCGCTTTTGCGATGGATGGCGGCAAGGCTCTGGCCGGTGCGGAACTGCAGGGCTGGATGGCCTACAACATCACCTCGGACAAGGATCACGGTATTGGCGCGTGGAGCGACCAGGAGCTGACCGACTACTTTTCCAAGGGTCATGCTGCCGGTCGCGGCACGGCTTCCGGCCCGATGGGCGAGGTGGTGGGATACAGCCTGCAGCACCTCACCCCTTCCGACCTGTCCGCACTCGTTACCTATCTGCGTGACGTGAAACCCCAGCAGGCTGGCGCGCCGGTGCCGTCGCCCATGGGTGCCACGGTGGCGTCCGCTGCCGGCACGGCAAGCCTTGGTGAGCAGCTGTTCGTCGGTGCCTGCGCCGGCTGCCACACGCAGGGTGGCCAGGGGCGCCAAACTGACTACGCCATGCTCACCGGCCTGCGCTCGGTGCGAGATCCGCACGCCACCAACCTCACGCAGATCATCATCAACGGCTCGTCATTGCGCGTGGGTGGCCAGGAGGCCTTCATGCCGGCGTTCGGTCATGCCTATTCCGATGCCGAGATCGCGGCCTTGTCCAACTACGTCGTAAGCCATTTCGGTAACCAGCAGGGTGCGCTGAGTGCCGATGAAGTGGCGCGGCGGCGATGA
- a CDS encoding nucleotidyltransferase family protein, whose product MSTGTHIGAIILAAGSATRYGALKQVIAIDGEPMVRRIARHALAAGLHPVVVVVGAEGDRVIDCLVNLDVHSVTNTEWSAGMGSSLSTGTLSLMSQSAALNSLMVLLADQPAISLDDLERMLTAHGRAPERILACHHQGNFGPPCIFPLAYADELAALSGVQGARVLLEKYAAVVDGFDLPSAFRDIDTPEDYADWQSMRSKPSPGDLG is encoded by the coding sequence ATGAGCACAGGCACTCACATTGGCGCCATCATCCTTGCCGCAGGCAGCGCCACCCGCTATGGCGCACTCAAGCAGGTTATCGCCATCGATGGCGAGCCGATGGTCCGCCGCATCGCTCGCCATGCACTGGCCGCCGGGCTGCATCCGGTGGTCGTGGTGGTGGGCGCCGAAGGCGACCGGGTGATCGATTGCCTGGTCAATCTGGACGTCCATTCCGTGACCAACACCGAATGGTCTGCCGGCATGGGCAGCTCGCTGTCCACCGGCACGCTCTCCCTGATGAGCCAGTCGGCCGCGCTGAACTCGCTGATGGTGTTGCTGGCCGACCAGCCGGCGATCAGCCTCGATGACCTCGAACGCATGCTGACGGCGCATGGCCGGGCACCAGAACGCATCCTTGCCTGCCACCATCAGGGCAACTTCGGGCCACCGTGCATTTTCCCGCTGGCCTACGCGGATGAATTGGCCGCACTGAGCGGTGTGCAGGGCGCCCGCGTGCTGCTGGAAAAATACGCCGCCGTCGTCGATGGCTTCGACCTGCCCTCGGCCTTCCGCGACATCGACACACCGGAAGACTATGCCGATTGGCAATCCATGCGCAGCAAGCCCTCGCCCGGCGATCTCGGTTAA
- a CDS encoding FadR/GntR family transcriptional regulator: MDNNPMLERPRRTRRLTLTEQVLESLGQAIVSGKFEAGNFPTEAEISRLFSTSRSVTREAVKMLTAKGMLTARPRSGIIAQPQECWSLLDPDVLRWMLEKKFSHDLLRHFTEMRLGLEPEAAALAAKQATPRALQAIEQGLQRMVDAENGDDDHLEADVAFHVSVLRATGNPFYAQLDELITTALKISIRQTNRIKGHTASVSAHRRVFNAIKAGNAARASAAMKAIVQEASLLIAADQARDVPAKKARSKASSVPAKRARRPASATR, encoded by the coding sequence ATGGACAACAACCCGATGCTTGAACGACCGCGGCGGACCCGCCGCCTGACCCTGACGGAGCAGGTGCTGGAGTCGTTGGGGCAAGCCATCGTCAGCGGGAAATTCGAGGCGGGCAATTTCCCTACGGAAGCAGAAATCTCGCGACTGTTCAGCACCAGCCGCAGCGTGACGCGCGAGGCCGTGAAAATGCTCACGGCCAAGGGCATGCTTACCGCCAGGCCGCGTAGCGGCATCATCGCGCAACCGCAGGAATGCTGGAGTCTGCTCGATCCGGATGTACTGCGCTGGATGCTCGAGAAGAAGTTTTCCCATGACCTCTTGCGCCACTTCACCGAGATGCGCCTCGGCCTGGAGCCTGAGGCGGCTGCGCTTGCCGCGAAGCAGGCCACGCCGAGGGCTTTGCAAGCCATCGAACAAGGGCTTCAGCGGATGGTCGATGCAGAGAACGGTGATGACGACCACCTTGAGGCCGACGTCGCTTTCCATGTGTCCGTGCTGAGGGCGACCGGCAATCCTTTTTACGCGCAGCTCGATGAGCTGATCACCACGGCGCTGAAAATCTCCATCCGGCAGACCAACCGCATCAAGGGACACACGGCGAGCGTTTCGGCACACCGGCGTGTATTCAATGCCATCAAGGCCGGGAACGCAGCGCGCGCCAGTGCGGCGATGAAGGCGATCGTGCAGGAAGCCAGTCTGCTGATCGCCGCAGACCAGGCGCGCGACGTGCCTGCGAAAAAGGCGCGCAGCAAAGCCTCAAGCGTTCCGGCAAAGCGCGCCCGTCGCCCTGCCTCCGCTACACGCTAG
- a CDS encoding XdhC family protein, giving the protein MNVAQEFEPLYRAARTLELRGDIGEAALVTITRTQGSTFRRAGASMLVRRDGSLVCELSGGCPQRDIVLRAREAMATGEPAVVAYGRNSNYDVMLETGCGGELEVLIEPWLLSDDVRFLEAIEALRVQRTAGVMATLYATAGHALSRRPYRLVWGNDSVWTNIGQPDLERQILAVTTTQSAALSVATAIHVEHAGQRHEILLETLHPPHALVIIGDGVGAHMLAALSLQLGWHTTLVGTGEPADPAPAGVEHVVALPHALTSTVAFDHQTSAVVMTHRLERDLAYATSLMGTPVRYIGVIGSRQRASQIRAIFPEDDRLHAPAGLDVGSETPAEIALAIAAEILALRNGRRGGPLVHSQMPIHP; this is encoded by the coding sequence ATGAACGTCGCCCAGGAATTCGAGCCGCTATACCGGGCCGCACGCACGCTGGAGCTGCGCGGCGACATCGGTGAGGCCGCGCTGGTCACCATCACCCGCACGCAGGGCTCCACCTTCCGTCGTGCTGGCGCGAGCATGCTGGTGCGTCGCGACGGCAGCCTGGTCTGCGAGCTGTCGGGCGGCTGCCCGCAGCGGGACATCGTGCTGCGTGCGCGCGAGGCCATGGCAACCGGCGAACCGGCTGTGGTCGCGTACGGGCGCAACAGCAATTACGACGTGATGCTGGAAACCGGCTGCGGCGGCGAGCTCGAAGTATTGATCGAACCCTGGCTGCTCTCCGACGACGTGCGATTCCTGGAAGCCATCGAAGCCCTGCGCGTGCAGCGCACGGCCGGCGTGATGGCCACGCTGTACGCCACCGCGGGCCACGCACTGAGCCGGCGCCCGTATCGCCTGGTGTGGGGCAACGACAGTGTCTGGACGAACATCGGCCAGCCTGACCTTGAGCGGCAAATTCTTGCGGTAACAACAACGCAGTCGGCCGCCTTGTCTGTCGCCACGGCCATCCACGTGGAGCACGCCGGACAGCGTCACGAGATACTGCTGGAGACGCTGCATCCACCGCATGCGCTGGTCATCATCGGTGACGGCGTAGGCGCCCATATGCTGGCAGCACTCTCTCTCCAGCTGGGCTGGCATACGACCCTGGTGGGCACCGGCGAGCCAGCCGACCCTGCACCGGCAGGCGTGGAACACGTAGTGGCACTGCCACACGCGCTCACCTCGACCGTGGCGTTCGATCACCAGACCTCTGCCGTGGTGATGACCCACCGACTCGAGCGCGACCTGGCTTACGCCACCTCGTTGATGGGCACCCCCGTGCGCTACATCGGCGTCATTGGCTCCCGTCAGCGCGCCAGCCAGATACGCGCCATTTTCCCGGAGGATGATCGGCTGCACGCCCCCGCCGGCCTGGACGTGGGCTCGGAGACGCCCGCGGAAATCGCCCTCGCCATCGCCGCGGAAATCCTTGCCCTGCGCAACGGACGTCGCGGCGGTCCGCTCGTTCACTCGCAGATGCCCATCCACCCATGA
- a CDS encoding patatin-like phospholipase family protein: MATTSASNPTASTREPLPVGLALQGGGAHGAFTWGVLDRLLEEPGLRIEGISGTSAGAMNAAVLALGHARGGAEGAQRALEDFWRRVSRAATFSPFRRTPLDMLSGRWTLDHSPLFIAFDLGARLISPYALNPGGYNPLADVLRESIDFDELARTPIHLFVTATNVRTGRGRVFKNAEVTVDVLLASACLPTLFQAVMIDGEPYWDGGYTGNPTITPLVRDCDSRDTILVQINPVEREGTPRHAREIQNRLNEISFNAPLLKELRMIALLHKVADAGDGEGAKWAGMRIHRIASEAMVALGYSSKLNAEWAFFRMLRDEGRRAAQAFLAEQADALGKRSSLDLDELLKEV; encoded by the coding sequence GTGGCCACGACCAGCGCATCCAACCCGACTGCATCCACGCGTGAGCCGCTACCGGTGGGCCTGGCCCTGCAGGGTGGCGGTGCACACGGCGCTTTCACCTGGGGCGTACTGGATCGGCTGCTGGAAGAACCCGGGCTGCGCATCGAAGGTATTTCGGGCACCTCCGCCGGCGCCATGAACGCCGCCGTGCTGGCATTGGGTCATGCACGCGGTGGCGCTGAAGGTGCGCAACGGGCACTGGAGGATTTCTGGCGGCGCGTGTCGCGCGCCGCCACCTTCAGCCCATTCCGCCGCACACCGCTGGATATGCTGAGCGGCCGCTGGACACTCGATCACTCGCCGCTGTTCATCGCCTTCGATCTCGGCGCGCGACTGATTTCACCGTATGCACTCAATCCCGGCGGCTACAACCCCCTTGCCGATGTGCTGCGTGAATCGATCGATTTCGACGAACTGGCGCGCACGCCCATCCACCTGTTCGTCACCGCCACCAATGTGCGCACCGGACGCGGACGTGTTTTCAAGAATGCCGAGGTCACCGTAGACGTGCTGCTGGCCTCCGCCTGCCTGCCCACGCTGTTCCAGGCCGTGATGATCGATGGCGAGCCGTACTGGGACGGCGGCTATACCGGCAACCCCACCATCACGCCACTGGTACGCGACTGCGACTCGCGCGACACCATCCTGGTGCAGATCAACCCGGTGGAACGCGAAGGCACGCCACGCCATGCCCGCGAGATCCAGAACCGGCTCAACGAGATTTCATTCAACGCACCGCTGCTGAAAGAGCTGCGCATGATCGCCCTGCTGCACAAGGTGGCCGACGCCGGCGATGGCGAAGGCGCGAAGTGGGCGGGCATGCGCATTCACCGCATCGCCAGCGAGGCGATGGTGGCGCTGGGCTATTCGTCCAAGCTCAACGCGGAATGGGCCTTCTTCCGCATGCTGCGCGATGAAGGCCGGCGTGCCGCACAAGCGTTTCTAGCCGAACAGGCGGACGCCTTGGGCAAGCGCTCGTCGCTCGACCTTGATGAACTGCTGAAGGAGGTATGA
- a CDS encoding xanthine dehydrogenase family protein molybdopterin-binding subunit has translation MMLRVDPAQDEVDLQNPSRRELMKRGGLVVAFMWMGGASRVWGFAQGTRLDADHPRFEPNAFVRVGSDGSIQLVMPCVEMGQGAYTGQATLLAEELDVGLDQITVEHAPANRKLYANTLLGDQATGGSTTIRFCWTSLRDAGAVARSMLVTAAAQRWKVDPAQCTVARGVVTHAATGRSLHYGELADAAASVAPPAKPPVKDPKDFQLIGKPVRRVDTAGKVDGTLTFGIDIRVPGMKVATVQACPTFGGTLASVDETRAHAVPGVLKVVKLDNAVAVIAEHFWAAKKGMEALVIQWNRGAGADYTTEQLFKDMAEASEHGTPILGREVGQVDKVKGKVISATYQLPLLAHATMEPINTTVHVRPDGCDIWVGTQVPARCADVAARVTGLPPERIQVHNQYLGGGFGRRLFEDSVGQAVGIARQVDYPVKVIWTREEDVTQDRYRPAYYDRISATLDDQGRPQAWTDRTTGASVLATFAPAAMGKNGLDSDLVECAAELPYEVPNLRVDWVRHDMPHGIPIGWWRGVGPTHNVFVVESFVDELAHAAGKDPAAYRHDILGDNPRAKAVLEMAIEKSGWGKGELPARHGRGIALAAPFGSYLCVVTDVEVSPQGEVSLRRAVAVVDCGMVVNPNTVEAQIQGGLVFGWSAALYSGVTLKQGAVEQRNFNDYRVLRINQTPPIEVHLVPSQALPGGIGETGTVMAMPSLTNAIFAATGVRLRTLPIDRTALAKDKEALKAVLSATSPTSPPGSTT, from the coding sequence ATGATGCTACGCGTTGATCCTGCCCAGGACGAAGTCGATCTGCAGAACCCCTCGCGTCGCGAGCTGATGAAGCGCGGCGGCCTGGTGGTGGCCTTCATGTGGATGGGTGGCGCGAGCCGGGTATGGGGCTTCGCCCAGGGCACGCGCCTCGATGCGGACCATCCGCGCTTCGAGCCCAATGCCTTCGTGCGCGTGGGCAGCGATGGCAGCATCCAGCTGGTGATGCCATGCGTGGAGATGGGGCAGGGTGCCTATACCGGGCAGGCGACCCTGCTTGCCGAGGAGCTGGATGTCGGGCTGGACCAGATCACCGTGGAGCACGCCCCGGCCAATCGCAAGCTCTACGCCAATACCTTGTTGGGCGATCAGGCCACCGGTGGATCCACCACCATCCGCTTCTGCTGGACCAGCCTGCGTGATGCCGGCGCGGTGGCGCGCTCGATGCTGGTGACGGCGGCGGCGCAACGATGGAAGGTGGATCCGGCGCAGTGCACCGTGGCGCGCGGCGTGGTCACGCATGCGGCTACCGGCCGCTCGCTGCATTACGGCGAGCTTGCCGATGCCGCGGCGAGCGTGGCGCCCCCGGCCAAGCCGCCGGTGAAAGATCCCAAGGATTTCCAGCTCATCGGCAAGCCGGTGCGTCGCGTGGACACGGCGGGGAAAGTCGATGGCACGCTGACGTTCGGCATCGATATCCGCGTTCCCGGCATGAAGGTGGCGACCGTGCAGGCCTGCCCGACCTTTGGTGGAACACTGGCGTCCGTGGACGAAACGCGCGCCCATGCGGTGCCCGGCGTGCTGAAGGTGGTGAAGCTGGACAACGCCGTTGCCGTCATCGCCGAACATTTCTGGGCGGCGAAGAAGGGCATGGAGGCGCTGGTCATCCAGTGGAATCGCGGTGCGGGCGCCGACTACACCACCGAGCAGCTGTTCAAGGACATGGCGGAGGCGTCCGAGCACGGTACGCCCATCCTGGGGCGCGAAGTCGGGCAGGTGGACAAGGTGAAGGGCAAGGTGATTTCCGCCACCTACCAGCTGCCCTTGCTGGCACATGCCACCATGGAGCCGATCAACACCACGGTGCATGTGCGTCCGGATGGATGCGACATCTGGGTCGGCACGCAGGTGCCGGCGCGTTGCGCCGACGTGGCCGCCAGGGTCACCGGCCTGCCGCCGGAGCGCATCCAGGTGCACAACCAGTATCTGGGTGGCGGTTTCGGCAGGCGCCTGTTCGAGGATTCCGTCGGGCAGGCGGTGGGCATCGCGCGGCAGGTGGACTATCCCGTGAAGGTCATCTGGACCCGCGAGGAAGATGTCACCCAGGACCGCTATCGTCCCGCCTATTACGATCGCATCTCCGCCACGCTCGACGATCAGGGCCGCCCGCAGGCCTGGACGGATCGCACCACCGGTGCTTCGGTGCTGGCGACCTTCGCGCCGGCAGCCATGGGCAAGAACGGGCTGGATTCCGACCTGGTGGAATGCGCCGCGGAGCTCCCTTACGAAGTGCCCAACCTGCGCGTGGATTGGGTACGGCACGACATGCCGCATGGCATTCCCATCGGCTGGTGGCGCGGCGTGGGGCCCACGCACAATGTGTTCGTGGTGGAAAGTTTTGTCGATGAACTCGCGCACGCCGCCGGCAAGGATCCGGCCGCGTATCGGCACGACATCCTGGGCGACAACCCGAGGGCGAAGGCCGTGCTGGAGATGGCCATCGAGAAGTCCGGCTGGGGCAAGGGGGAATTGCCGGCGCGCCACGGGCGCGGCATCGCGCTGGCCGCGCCATTCGGCAGCTATCTGTGCGTGGTGACCGATGTAGAGGTTTCCCCGCAGGGTGAGGTGTCGCTGCGCCGTGCCGTGGCCGTGGTCGATTGCGGCATGGTGGTCAACCCCAACACCGTCGAGGCGCAGATCCAGGGCGGGCTGGTGTTCGGCTGGAGCGCGGCGCTCTACAGCGGCGTCACGTTGAAGCAAGGAGCCGTCGAGCAGCGCAACTTCAACGACTACCGCGTGCTCAGGATCAACCAGACGCCACCGATCGAAGTGCATCTGGTGCCCAGCCAGGCATTGCCCGGCGGCATCGGTGAAACCGGAACGGTGATGGCCATGCCCAGCCTGACCAATGCGATCTTTGCCGCCACCGGCGTGCGCCTGAGGACGCTTCCCATCGATCGCACCGCGCTGGCCAAGGACAAGGAGGCGCTCAAGGCCGTGCTGTCCGCCACCTCGCCCACGTCACCGCCGGGGAGTACGACATGA